In Oceanispirochaeta sp. M1, the genomic stretch AATCTGGGTATCGAGTGTAATCTTGAAAACCAGGAATGGGCTGTATTTCAGGACACCAGAAAACAGGGTGACTATGAAGTATCCCGTGGTGGATGGCTCACAGACTTCCTTGATCCCATGGGTCTTCTGGCAATCTTTGTAGACGGAAACGACTACAACGATCCTAAATACAACAACCCTGCTTACAACAAAGAAATGGCTATTGCTTCTTCAACTTTTGGTCCCGAGCACTATAAAGCACTGTATGCCGCTCAGGATATCCTGATGAATGATATGCCTATTGTACCTGTATATCACTATACCGATTACTTTCTCTCCAGCCCCAAACTGAAAGGCTGGGACAGAAGTATGCTGGGTCAGATCGACTTCAGTACTGCTTATATCGCAGAATAATCTGTAATAATTGAAAGTGCTGTCTTCCCTGGGGAAGACAGCCTTTTTTTGCAAAGCCTGAATTTCAACACTACATAACCTTTCAGGCAAGTAAACTACATGCGTTTTGCAATGTAAAGCCAAACTTAGGAGACCCCTGTATGAGAAATTATTTCATACGACGCCTGATTTATTCCCTGTTGACAATATTTATAATTGCCACAGTTCTTTTCTTTGTGATGCACTCCATTCCGGGCGGACCCTTTACTCGTGAACGGCCAGTTCCTCCGGAAATCATGCGCGTTTTAAATGAAAAATATAAACTTGATCAGCCCTTGTATATGCAGTACCTGGATTATATGAAGGGACTTATTACTTTTGACCTTGGTCCTTCTTTTTCAAAAATAGGTATATCTGTAAATGACCTGATTATCGAAGGATTTCCACCAACTGCTAAAGTTGGATTTCTGGCAGCCTTATTGATTGTTGTCTTAGGTGTGCCCTTCGGTATCATCTCTGCTTTGAAGCAGAATAAACCCATTGACTATTTTGTGATGTTTATGGCGACCCTGGGGGTTACAATCCCCAGTTTCGTTATTGCAGCACTGATGATATACTTCTTTGCCGGGAAACTGGGTTGGATTCCCCCCTTTGGTTTATCTACTCCCGCCAGTTACATCGGTCCTATTATTGCTCTGGCAGGCTATTCACTCTCCTTTGTAACCCGTCTGACCCGTTCCAGTATGCTGGAAGTTCTAAGGCAGGATTATGTGAGAACCGCCCGTGCCAATGGCCTCAGGGAATGGTCAGTTATCGGTAAGCATGCTGTCAAGAATGCTTTGATTCCTGTTATTACCTATATGGGTCCCACCATTGCGGCACTCATGACAGGATCATTTGTTGTGGAGCGAATGTTTGCCATTCCAGGCATCGGCCGTTATTTTGTAGAATCCGTATCCAATCGTGACTATACCGTTATCATGGGAATTAATGTCATGTTTGCTGCCTTCTATGTTCTAATGGTTCTTCTGGTTGATGTAGCCTATGCCCTGATCGATCCACGCATCAGGTTTGAAAAGGAGAGCAAATAGTTCATGGATTCCAAGCAATTTAAATTTATAGATAAGAGCGTAACGGAAATCCCCGAGAAAATGCGCCCCAGTCTCACCTATTGGCAGGATGCCTGGCGAAGACTTAAAAATCATAGAATGGCAATGGTAGGACTCTGTGGAGTCATTCTTATTGTTATAATAGCTGTCTTCGGTCCTCTTTTTGTAGAGGCCACTTACTCAGATCAGAACCTTGATTATGCCAATGTACCTCCCCGGATGTCTATTTATCAGTTGGAAGAGGGATACAATGTATTTCTGACCAATGATTATAAGCTGCTGAGGATTTCGGACAAAGGTGAAATCCTGGGACGTCTTAAAAAAGGCAAGACTGACCCCATTAATAAACTTTATACCTACGAAGATAAGGAAGAGGGTGTTAAGGTTGTTCTGGATTTTTCCTATAACCTTCTAAAGGATAAATTGGGTTATGCCTATGATTATGCTTTTCTGTATGGTGATAAAGACCCAATCACTGCTCCTTTGAAAAAAGTCAGTAATAAAACATACCCCTTTGGTTCTGATTTACTCGGACGTGATCTTATGATCAGAGTTATCTACGGTGCCCGTATTTCTTTGACTGTGGCTCTGGTCGCATCCCTGGTAAACCTGTTTATCGGTGTTGTCTACGGAAGTGCAGCCGGCTATGAGGGGGGACGTACAGATACGATCATGATGAGGTTTGTTGATATTCTGACTGCTATTCCTCTCGTTCTCTACGTCATACTTATTATGGTTATTGTAGGTAACAGAGGGTTATGGACCATGATTATCGCACTGGGATCGGTGTACTGGGTTGTAATGGCCCGTCTGGTGAGAGGTCAGGTTCTAAGCCTTAAGAGTCAGGAGTTTGTATTGGCTGCCCAGGCTCTGGGTGTTTCCAAGAGACAAATCATTTTTCGTCATCTTATTCCCAATGCAATGGGACCCATCATCGTCTCAATGACCATGATGATCCCTTCTGCCGTATTTACCGAAGCCTTTATCGGGTTTATCGGATTGGGAGTTTCCGCTCCCATGGCCTCCTGGGGAACCCTGGCCAATGATGGCCTGCAGGGTCTTCAGTCCTATCCCTACCAGTTGTTCTTTCCCTCCATGGCAATTGCCATAACCATGCTCTCATTCAACTTTCTGGGAGATGGACTGCGGGATGCGCTGGACCCCAGATTGAGAAAAGGATAAGAGAGTAATGGAAGATATACTATTAGAAGTTAATAATGTTAAAACTTCGTTTTTTACACACCATGGTGAGATACAGGCTGTCCGCGGTGCTTCCTTCAAACTGAGGAAGGGAGATGTTCTGGGTATTGTAGGTGAGTCCGGAAGTGGAAAGAGTGTAACCGCTCTCTCTATTATGGGACTGATTGATGAACCCGGAAGAATCAAAGAGGGCGAGATCCTTTTTGATGGCAAAGACCTGACTAAATTATCACAGAGAGAGTTGGCAGATATTCGTGGTAACGAAATTGCCATGATTTTTCAGGACCCTATGACCTCTTTGAACCCTGTTTATTCCATCAAAAACCAGATGGTGGAAGTTATCCGTCGTCACCGGAATATCAGCAAGTCCGAGGCCGTTAAAAAAGCTGTTGAAATGCTC encodes the following:
- a CDS encoding ABC transporter permease → MRNYFIRRLIYSLLTIFIIATVLFFVMHSIPGGPFTRERPVPPEIMRVLNEKYKLDQPLYMQYLDYMKGLITFDLGPSFSKIGISVNDLIIEGFPPTAKVGFLAALLIVVLGVPFGIISALKQNKPIDYFVMFMATLGVTIPSFVIAALMIYFFAGKLGWIPPFGLSTPASYIGPIIALAGYSLSFVTRLTRSSMLEVLRQDYVRTARANGLREWSVIGKHAVKNALIPVITYMGPTIAALMTGSFVVERMFAIPGIGRYFVESVSNRDYTVIMGINVMFAAFYVLMVLLVDVAYALIDPRIRFEKESK
- a CDS encoding ABC transporter permease, with translation MDSKQFKFIDKSVTEIPEKMRPSLTYWQDAWRRLKNHRMAMVGLCGVILIVIIAVFGPLFVEATYSDQNLDYANVPPRMSIYQLEEGYNVFLTNDYKLLRISDKGEILGRLKKGKTDPINKLYTYEDKEEGVKVVLDFSYNLLKDKLGYAYDYAFLYGDKDPITAPLKKVSNKTYPFGSDLLGRDLMIRVIYGARISLTVALVASLVNLFIGVVYGSAAGYEGGRTDTIMMRFVDILTAIPLVLYVILIMVIVGNRGLWTMIIALGSVYWVVMARLVRGQVLSLKSQEFVLAAQALGVSKRQIIFRHLIPNAMGPIIVSMTMMIPSAVFTEAFIGFIGLGVSAPMASWGTLANDGLQGLQSYPYQLFFPSMAIAITMLSFNFLGDGLRDALDPRLRKG